The genomic region ggtgtgggaccaaaattgaaaacaggtccacatatggaactaaaaatataatttaaccttattttgattgtattgactAATGGAGAGAGCATCTACCTTTATCAATTAGACGGAAATCCCTCAatggtcctcaaattgaaaaaaaaaaaaaaatacatataggACTCAATGTGCGAATTGGCCTGAGTGTGAgatcaaaattagaaataggtccacttatgggactaaaaatataatttacattgagaaggtatatcttcatccTTGTAACAAATAGATTATGAAAGATTTGCTTGACCTGGAATAAGCCAATCggtggtaaatataaatttttattcaattgttgttgttgttggattttttatttttttgggctCTTGTTGttgctaatattagcaaattttgtgaattttgattgactaaggaatctattttttaaacagAAACAAATGCTAGGGTACTAGTTGTTAGTGGTGCTCACGgtgcaatttttgttttttagacCTATTTTTAAATCGAATTGacattgacaattttataaaataattttttagattgacacttttaaaatcaaaatcaaaggtGCGGTTTTGGGACGTATGGCggttttaatacttataacaaaaataagatgttgagacttataaaaataaaacaagtgtTTGTATGTAACAAGCAAGAAAAACCAACATTATGCACCATTGAACACCAACACTCTTTACAACTTTAAGCAGATTAAAATTAagatcaattatattaatctaATATGAAAACACTTAATTTAACAAAGGCTGATGATTGGTTTTTGAGAGAATAAAGATAAAAGGCAAAAAGACATAACACAAAAAGCGgtaagagaaaaaagagagaagagcaAAAcgggaagaaaataaaaacaagggagaaaaaatgaatgaaaaatcgAGACGATCGTCAAATGGGTTTAAAACTTGAATgtgattaaataattaattttttttttgtataaagtccaaacataaattttatcaatatttgaaTCCATGGGTTTAGATTTAAAAGCAGGATTCAAGAAAGGATTTTAAACAAAGGacgaatttgaaattcattcatattcatcatcaaatttaaaatcgaGGGATTTAAAAtcctttgaattaaaattacccaaacaaattcaaactgTCTATTACTaggaatttgaaaattatgggTTCGAATTTCACCGGACATGTATTGCATCCCGTCCCTGGAATGTTTGTGTATGGgtagatttaaataaaattatattgaaatcaCAAAATAGGCTCATCTTTAACATGAAACTCACAATAGCCACATTTATTtctatcaattaatgtaacgTGACTTAATTATCCAAATGAATGAAACAACCTAACTACCTACAAATACACATTTCTCATATATGtttataaagaagaaaatggcaTCAATTACACATTTTTAAAGAATCATAAGACGAAAGAaagatttcaagaaaatagctAGAAACATGACGTACACGGCTACAATacatttttctacttttttctttttatttatttaattaagtattttgttatttcatttgtaaaaaagtagtgtttttttaattgtcaacttttgttttaaaaaaaaaaaataagtggaAAGTGGATATTTTAGGCGTCCATCTAGCAATTacgtaattttatcaaatataaggGGCGTGAAATTATCCTAAATATAAAGAGCACtgattgtaattattattattattgttattaatttttaaaataaaactcataGCTACTTCCCCACTTTAAATAATAGTGCGATTGATGTTCTTGACTCtcatgcttttatttttgaaaaaattattgtaaaaagacatttattataatttttgttatttcaagtttttatttggaatacaATGTTTCATCATAATAGAGATTTGTGAACGGATAgagttctataattttatgatatctTAGTATGGTGTTTAGGGTCGAGGTTTTATGAACAAATTCATCGggtcataattttaaattttgatatatgaatatttatctcattttatataaattgtatttttttaacttaatcattaaatcatattaatatataaatcaaagtGATATACTTAAATATTACCGCTTGAAAAAACGTACAAAAGTTGCAGCGGATGATACCAATGTATTTTAGGAAAGTTTAGTTTGGATCTGGCCCAGTCGAatctaaatcaattaaatgGTAAATGCAATACACTTGTCGTGTAATTACTATACAGTTcaataaaaatgatcaatcatataataaatatgatacacTTActctgtaattaatttaatttaaatttccatGCATTTCTTGCCATGTAAACAACACTTGTACATATTTCTATACAAACCCTACCCACATAAATCTAAAAGTGttcataaattattgatttaaccCCTTCAACACGACTTAGAGTCATTTTACCATCTCAACAATCATTCTTTATTCATCAcccttataaaatattagaatttaataaGGAACGTGTACTGTCTTCCGGTATCTGATAAAGTAAAGATttattagaagaaaaaaatcttttaatcatgattaattattaaaattaaaaataaattatcgtAGTAAATATTCATTGACCACAGCCACACAACGATTGTTGATCGTGGTTTTTAATAGTttgagtaaaatatttatcattgctAAAAACCATGAcaaaaacatttgtcatgactCATAATcatggtaaaatatatttttcatgatgaaTAAGCTAAATTTTAGGGAAAAGTactattttagtccgctaagtatcctaattttaattttagtctgataattatgtccatttttgtttaggtccagtaacttacgaaattgcttacttttagtcatctggcagattttcggacatttttacccctatgagtgcatatggactaaaactgccttttaaagttgcataggggtaaaattgtccaaaaacctaccagatgactaaaagtaagcaatttcataagttactgaacctaaacaaaaatggatatagttatcggactaaaattaaaattaggcatacttagcggactaaaataatacttttccctaaattttaatataacttttatcttactatagttaataatagttatttatcaCTGTTTTTAGTCTGTAGCCATTAAAAGGGTAGATAatagtattctttttccttgtgaCTGGAGCAgtatcactacaagaaaatataatactagTAAGTGATAAACTAAAAGTTAtcattaataacatatatatatcaagtgacaataattttatcttgtcactatataattattagtgacaaaaagtgtgcataaaattgtcactaaaaCAATTAGTGACTCATGTATAGTGACAACATAAAATAGTGACAACTATTATTTGTTGTCACTAGATCATCACTATACATACGTCACTTattgtatttagtgacaactttgtacgtatttttttttatcattaattcatattaataacaatttttacaaaataatagtaattattaaaattatgaaacttcTTTATTGTGACAAATTAAACAATCTTATCactaaatatatgtaattagtgatataatattaaaattgtcccttattgtttttttttttggtcactaatcttctattttttttgtagtgtatataAGTGTCGATGGTATCTTTTCTCGACAagacatttttcaaaaataaatttgtaaggCTCATACCTCCCTAAAAACGTACGATGGGGATAGACAAAGTGATGAGGGCAGCACAAAATTGGTAGTGTATGAGTTGTTGTGCTTGTAATAACAGTAACTGCCAGCCTTAACCATTCGGACAAAAGACCaaagaaatacaaacaaattatTGCCTTCTTTGTGTTGAGATCCCTATAAATCGATCAACCCTAAGCCCATCAACTCCACCACTTTGAGCATCACTAGCTAGGATCTCAACAAACTTCAAACTGAAAACACAAGACATCATCAAAGTATGGCAGTTCAACATTTTCTTGCAGCCTCAGCACTCCTTCTCTCCTGTCTTGCAGTCACTTCTTACGCCGTAACCTTCTCTTCCCTTCCCCGGACTCTAGTCCTCTCCGTCTCTACGACGCAAGGACACGGTGCATTTCCTTTAATCTTAATAAATCACATGatactatgtatatatatatacataatttcagtATGTTATGGAcaattatgttataaattcGTAATGTTATGCAGTTCTGAGAGCTGGGGAAGACAATATAACATTGGCATGGTCGCTCAACACGAGCCTCCCAGTCGGGACGGACTCAGGATACAAGACGGTGAAGCTGAAGCTCTGCTACGCGCCTATTAGCCAAAAGGATCGAGCGTGGAGGAAAACAGTGGACGATCTAGCAAAGGATAAGACCTGCCAGCACAAGATTGCTAGTCAGGCGTACAGCAGTTCAAGCAGCACGTTCACTTGGACGTTGCAGAAAGACGTGCCGACAGGCACATATTTTGTAAGGGCATACGTGCATAACTCTGCGGATGAGGTGGTGGCCTACGGCCAGACCACGGATGCGCACAAGGCTACCAACTTGTTCGACATCCAGGCGATCTCCGGCAGCCATGTCTCCCTCCACGTCGCCTCAGTTTGCTTCTCTGCTTTCTCTGTTGTTTCCttgtttggatttttcttCCTGGAGAAGAGGAAATCCAAATCTTCTCAGCACAAGTGaatgtacataaatatttacttgaatAATCTGAGATTGGAGGTTTTTTCCTATTCAAGCCAGGCCTTAATTTCCTACATGTAGACTTATGTCTAGATTCATGTGTTGTAGAATTCTTGAGTTGCAACTTCCACTTAGCTCCCAAATTTCACAATCTTAAGGCTTAATTTTACCTatggaaaaattacaattttgattcCGCAACTATAAGAGGGggtaattttagttttcttgGATTTAATTTGCCAATTACGTCTCCGTCCTAGGAAAAATAGCATATTAAGGTCAAATTCGTcgaatatttcaaaattagcAAGCTGAAATGTGGCATCTACGCCTCACTTTATGAGTcccaaattcaaaaaaattgtaatttacgtTTCACAACTTACACCGTTTATGATGTTGATCCCATTGTTTCACCTCTCACCATATTCAGTCCCTtaagtgtaaaaaaaattgcaattacgTCCCACttacattttttaatcatattcttgacataatattgtaatttaataattaaaccccacaatttaaacaaaaacatcACATTTTATTAGACGTTTGactttctaatttatttttaatcttaataagctctttcaaattaattataattgtgtttactaatttataaattttaaattcttattttattcaaatattttaaaattttttattttttgaataaaacctatacattattttataaactctaaaaatattttatatattattaaatttataagatattttaaataaatttagacaAACATGATCTGAATCTTGACTGTGGGTTATTTTCCGGGGTGTGAGATTTGCAGAAAAGggcttttaattttgtatttttcaactGTCATGTGGAACTTCccttgttttatatttaactaCCCCTGATACTTTATTAggtatatagtaaataatattttatattttaaaatatttatttactcaatataaaaaataaaattttatttttattcataaataacgCTTATTTATACCAcaatcactaatttttttaattaccaTAAATgtccttatatattttcaaccacgtctactcaaattcttcttttaataCTAGCTGTTGTGGCATGCCGTTCCTACTTgcatattacaaataatattttatattttagaatatattaaaaataaaaaaatatataaattactccatcatatttctaaaaaagaaaaaagaaagcaacaaataaaaagaaaaaaaatcagctTAGGTGTATTATcgacataataataaaatttgtgcTATGGTGTCATAACTGCCTTTTGCGAGAGAAAAagaccttttctttttataaagtatatatatactagccATCATGACAAGCCGTTTCtgcatgtatataataaataatattttatattttaaaatatattgtaaataagagtaaaaaaatataaacaagtacattacatcaataaaaaaaaacgaaaaaaatattttatcaattaatataaattttgaaaagttgaataagtcagttattttattgtgaagGGCATATttgacttcacaaaaaattgaacaaaatatataatttaaaaatattgattaatgaatattaa from Sesamum indicum cultivar Zhongzhi No. 13 linkage group LG3, S_indicum_v1.0, whole genome shotgun sequence harbors:
- the LOC105157289 gene encoding high-affinity nitrate transporter 3.1, producing MAVQHFLAASALLLSCLAVTSYAVTFSSLPRTLVLSVSTTQGHVLRAGEDNITLAWSLNTSLPVGTDSGYKTVKLKLCYAPISQKDRAWRKTVDDLAKDKTCQHKIASQAYSSSSSTFTWTLQKDVPTGTYFVRAYVHNSADEVVAYGQTTDAHKATNLFDIQAISGSHVSLHVASVCFSAFSVVSLFGFFFLEKRKSKSSQHK